From the Toxoplasma gondii ME49 chromosome VIIa, whole genome shotgun sequence genome, one window contains:
- a CDS encoding hypothetical protein (encoded by transcript TGME49_280530) encodes MEKAGREICGGCLRPASVCYCACLPNPPLSFSADFSEVVKGLVVYVHPLEVKRKMGSLPLLTRSVTPVHVFCRRKPGSIKLQRSARPPHFLRDREAPPQKKSVRGQELPSRPSSLASSSSSSSSSVSSCHLSSASSSSSCPFPSLDSQASSASWVYDEDVSVLEGGCCTKPFLPRPLSSPVPHSSSSLPLPASPPSEGESNNLLLLFPTPWSFELGAGALPLKLPVTLLCLDGTWKEAKEMLRAAPWLEDIPAVRLPAPPPENDERRGKEDRSGNEERKERKEGEGRDGQINSRTEPSKHQEERGEATDIWGAYGFVRTPSRKVADEGGVCTAEAVARSLALIARWSRAHSSERAKNFDKVLLNLLAFVARRQIQCKEAKDAGDKAQKEERRE; translated from the coding sequence ATGGAGAAAGCAGGACGAGAAATCTGTGGCGGCTGCTTGCGGCCTGCGTCCGTCTGCTACTGCGCATGCTTGCCGAACCCCCCGCTGAGTTTTTCTGCGGACTTTTCTGAAGTCGTGAAGGGTCTCgtggtgtacgtacacccgcTGGAAGTGAAGCGGAAGATGGGATCTCTTCCCCTGCTCACGCGTTCTGTCACTCCCGTCCACGTTTTCTGTCGAAGAAAGCCTGGAAGTATTAAGTTGCAGAGATCAGCTCGTCCTCCGCATTTCCttcgagacagagaagctccGCCGCAAAAAAAGAGTGTACGAGGTCAAGAGTTGCCCTCTCGTCCATCGTCACTTGcgtcctcttcatcttcgtcttcttcatccgtGTCGAGTTGTCATCTTTCTTCagcatcttcttcctcttcctgtccgtttccctctctcgactctcaagcttcctctgcctcttggGTGTACGATGAGGACGTGAGCGTCTTGGAAGGCGGCTGCTGCACGAAGCCGTTCCTgcctcggcctctctcttctccggtgCCTcactcgtcttcttctcttcctcttcctgcgtctccgccgtctgAGGGAGAGTCCAACAACTTGCTGCTGTTGTTTCCGACGCCCTGGAGTTTCGAACTGGGCGCAGGAGCTCTCCCACTGAAGCTGCCGGTGACGCTCCTCTGTCTGGACGGCACTtggaaggaggcgaaggagatgCTCCGCGCTGCGCCTTGGCTCGAAGACATTCCTGCCGTGAGACTCCCGGCGCCGCCTccagaaaacgacgaaagacgaggaaaagaagatcGAAGtgggaacgaagaaagaaaagaaagaaaagaaggagaaggaagagatggACAGATCAACTCGAGGACAGAGCCTTCTAAGCACcaggaggagaggggagaggcaACGGACATCTGGGGAGCCTACGGCTTCGTGCGAACGCCCTCTCGGAAAGTCGCAGACGAAgggggtgtatgtacagccgAAGCGGTGGCGCGAAGTCTCGCTTTGATTGCTCGCTGGAGCAGAGCAcacagcagcgagagagcgaagaactTCGACAAGGTGCTTCTGAACCTTTTAGCGTTCgtcgcgaggagacaaatcCAGTgcaaggaggcgaaggacgcgGGCGACAAGGCGCAGAAggaggaacgcagagagtAG